From the Toxoplasma gondii ME49 chromosome VIIa, whole genome shotgun sequence genome, one window contains:
- a CDS encoding hypothetical protein (encoded by transcript TGME49_202110~Signal peptide predicted by SignalP 2.0 HMM (probability 0.999) with cleavage site probability 0.353 at residue 26), protein MAGRQAALFLVVLSVAAGPVSQLARASDDSVDSVETARQHMELAIEADEEMHEAYDPLLEFVETFREIKKAVEEDAALSTDAIDRVSQFDLVSLLDVIREAAQAKFDLLGRLITDIASGIGEGAMALMGEEAAFIRPRRSKRGKKTTTTTSSSTSTSTTTTTSTTTTTTTTTTTTTTPTTTTTPTTTTTTTTTTPTTTTTTTTPTTTTSTTTTTTTTTTTTPTTTTTTTTEPTTTTTTTEPTTTTTTTEPTTTTSTTTTTTTTTTTTPSTTTSTTTTLD, encoded by the coding sequence ATGGCAGGAAGGCAGGCGGCGTTGTTTTTGGTGGTGCTGTCTGTGGCGGCGGGCCCTGTCTCCCAGCTTGCTCGGGCGAGCGACGACAGCGTCGACAGCGTCGAAACCGCGCGTCAGCACATGGAGCTGGCTATCGAGGCTGACGAAGAGATGCACGAGGCCTACGACCCTTTGTTGGAATTCGTTGAGACGTTCCGGGAAATCAAAAAAGCTGTTGAGGAAGATGCGGCTCTGAGTACAGATGCGATCGACCGCGTGTCCCAGTTCGATCTGGTTTCCCTCCTAGATGTCATCCGAGAGGCTGCACAAGCAAAGTTCGATCTCCTCGGACGCCTCATTACAGACATCGCCAGCGGAATCGGCGAGGGTGCCATGGCTCTGATGGGAGAGGAGGCTGCGTTCATTAGGCCAAGGAGGtcaaagagagggaagaagactaCAACCACAACCAGTTCATCCACAAGTACGAGTACAACGACCACGACATCAACTACCACTACTACCACTACTACCACTACCACCACTACGACTCCTACTACAACTACGACACCAACAACAACTACAACAACCACAACAACTACACCAACAACAACGACAACAACCACAACGCCAACTACAACGACATCTACGACAACCACTACGACTACCACAACTACTACTACACCAACTACAACTACAACAACGACAACTGAACCAACTACAACAACGACAACCACGGAACCAACAACTACAACAACAACCACGGAACCAACCACAACTACAAGCACAACGACGACTACGACAACTACAACGACTACGACACCATCTACGACGACATCCACCACCACTACCCTCGATTAG
- a CDS encoding hypothetical protein (encoded by transcript TGME49_202100) has product MELFSFLQFEFSSVMGAHPEKLLGRDEKPGTAAGEPVEAMSEMMKGMMELKQMIEKDTIVNAEALEKLPSIDMSSFLDTLRSIITAKFELLSGLIGGIGGGSSFGNLLPVLPGGSLFPGLPELNLGGIPSLIPGQTA; this is encoded by the exons ATGGaactgttttcctttttaCAATTCGAGTTCTCCA GCGTCATGGGAGCCCACCCCGAGAAACTTCTGGGACGAGACGAGAAACCCGGAACTGCAGCAGGAGAACCAGTGGAAGCGATGAGTGAGATGATGAAGGGCATGATGGAGCTGAAGCAAATGATTGAGAAGGACACGATCGTCAACGCCGAAGCTCTGGAAAAGCTGCCTTCCATTGACATGTCGTCCTTCCTAGACACACTGCGATCCATCATCACCGCAAAGTTTGAGTTGCTCTCTGGCCTCATTGGAGGCATTGGAGGCGGCTCCAGTTTCGGCAACCTTCTGCCGGTACTGCCAGGAGGTTCCTTGTTTCCTGGGCTTCCCGAACTCAATCTAGGTGGTATTCCTTCTTTGATTCCTGGCCAAACAGCATGA
- a CDS encoding hypothetical protein (encoded by transcript TGME49_202090~Signal peptide predicted by SignalP 2.0 HMM (probability 0.987) with cleavage site probability 0.958 at residue 22), which translates to MANGFPFVILTAALFVQVAVNAEQPAGPQAASVPAVPSDEKNAGNEVTENPAMPPVLEDVIESMEGGISAIHSVEDRLKKDLEMMMSVEKELRDNGALNSAAGEEPLIEGASAGSVITMILKRMRDDTAAMKSMMVKEMDDIRRMVNYDTSVTSRIMQLFPAVDIQGTLEAMKGAVTQQMELLQTILGSGANLPNSIL; encoded by the coding sequence ATGGCGAACGGTTTTCCCTTTGTCATTCTCACAGCGGCACTGTTTGTGCAAGTGGCTGTGAATGCGGAGCAGCCGGCTGGACCCCAGGCAGCTTCAGTTCCAGCTGTGCCGtcagacgagaagaacgcTGGTAATGAAGTAACGGAAAACCCAGCAATGCCGCCAGTGTTGGAGGACGTTATTGAGTCGATGGAGGGCGGTATCTCGGCGATTCACAGCGTCGAAGACAGGCTGAAGAAAGATCTAGAGATGATGATGTCTGTGGAAAAAGAGTTGCGGGACAACGGTGCGTTGAACTCGGCCGCCGGCGAGGAACCGCTAATTGAAGGAGCTTCTGCGGGTAGCGTCATCACCATGATCTTGAAACGAATGCGCGACGATACAGCCGCTATGAAAAGCATGATGGTCAAAGAAATGGACGACATCCGGCGCATGGTGAACTACGACACGTCTGTCACCTCACGCATCATGCAGCTGTTTCCCGCCGTCGACATCCAGGGAACCCTCGAAGCCATGAAAGGTGCTGTAACACAGCAAATGGAGTTGCTCCAAACCATTCTCGGCAGCGGCGCAAACCTCCCAAATAGCATCCTGTGA
- a CDS encoding hypothetical protein (encoded by transcript TGME49_202080): MSVPWRLRGGRVPVERRPGAATCSLRGVSAASHSFAVSPVSLSASAQSSSSFSFPSSYSSICASFSAGCPLRTESSAPSPAYSLFSSFYSSSPSLFPLWLSVSPSPVPLGLVGSCPTRAEVASKAPSLRLSSSTVSRSERLAQTLLTLLPPRSALRREGHPSSRSWPREFMSSSPLSSSSRLPLGARALHSSSQLPFFSLSPRGLSCLRSRTPLPFDPQQSNRVSVSWSCSSDFRFFPPAPQATSSRRVDTSSRADTSRCSYNRPRCAYTVARCIYTASVAARETGEKTRDAPAGLGHSPSVADLKRVTAPCLPPSQVSSFSGDSRWIDSRSEGADNRVQSLAGQAAACAPQTRQRRPRLPACSSESRGERRQELDLAKWIAKTRDGPRESRAHLNAQVEPEILAKKQTASVFWGRPDGRFPPFSPTESPLPRPACDSSCISFSPDPSSPFPSSPVSSPSSCSPFSASPASASSCSSPVFSSSSSSSACVSPSPLSRFAAGRMQSELGALESALPPAGSWAQGARASEGVRVPAPAFSFSGETPTTFSEFDRRSVSPPALPCSFHRSAAAIQSENRRSREERQPQDDLAPRAPPLGDRQVNRDRGDRGGVGDRGRQGDREGERGRVPERGRKRDDPERTQRVERRQGVSSRAKKARTVVGKLMEDAVDLVEAFEAFRDDTKTDLGERRGKLHAYQTDIFKIHLQIAQHVHEATEDELLELRGHVEALLMRQKLVVDRRLLLPLLEELYKREMVDSIRMSTLVRYFRDLCDTNQGDSPAADGLIKRVHASIMGRQQEFLDNRDLGNALLLFLYNSCLLRLPTGALYPEWARRSVAAEAERGGSHAPLKISPPLVVFVSRILIAERCGAPGVWHAVLNLTLSIDPRTSPFFFAASPLITESESSPAERKSAFLSGGEQTFLQATDAAQGDFRGGQEEANDAVCRYTPGDEAQWLANATRTAAGAAAMGIPFHPALEIIFDRVAETVKDERTAAFQTLFACQAERHSCRLLQYIWSLCFYNFHLHAHFPAILHAACKHGRLEHAAQYLLNFSSPAFVPFQMAEAVMFAVRETGERVQRGLSVLCKEHLDDILTCVRPSCAAWASNFLSPHPSFRADFERHLTLNSVRFAFINRRGVSCLHLLDLKGDLRGATKQQSQSSLASDETPESLSSPASSSPSSCSSPSSSPSSSPSSSPFSSASSVSRSAGAPVCVVLIDLARQPRDVTRELLPGLLGGHRLHNRLLRRLGWDVRVVCQSDWDALNTSGKAALIQKILERHAPANRVSGAGPSPLEADSG; this comes from the exons ATGAGTGTTCCTTGGCGGCTCCGAGGAGGGCGGGTGCCGGTCGAGAGGCGACCCGGTGCAGCAACTTGCAGTCTCCGCGGggtctctgctgcctctcactccttcgctgtctcgccggtttctctgtctgcttctgctcAGTCTTCCTCATCAttttctttcccctcttcgtATTCATCCATCTGcgcttctttttccgcgGGGTGCCCCCTCCGTACTGAGTCATCCGCTCCCTCTCCGGCGTATTCATTATTTTCCTCTTTttactcttcttctccgtctctctttcccctttGGCTGTCGGTGTCGCCTTCCCCTGTTCCGCTAGGACTTGTTGGTTCCTGTCCGACCCGCGCTGAAGTCGCTTCCAAGgcgccttcgcttcgtctctcttcgtcaaCTGTGAGTCGTTCCGAGCGCCTCGCCCAGACGCTTCTCACCCTACTTCCTCCCCGATCGGCTCTTCGTCGCGAGGGCcatccttcctctcgctcctgGCCTCGCGAATTcatgtcttcctctcctttgtcctcttcgtcgcgtctCCCATTGGGAGCGCGGGCtctccattcttcttctcagctgccgtttttctctctatcACCACGGGGACTCTCGTGTCTCCGATCGAGGACTCCTCTACCATTCGACCCTCAACAGTCAAACcgagtttctgtctcttggaGTTGTTCCTCCGacttccgtttcttcccgCCGGCTCCCCAGGCTACGAGTTCGCGGCGTGTGGACACCTCAAGTCGCGCAGACACCTCGCGGTGTTCATACAACCGGCCGAGGTGCGCATACACTGTGGCcaggtgtatatacaccgcAAGTGTGGCAGCGCGCGAGAccggggagaagacgcgggaTGCCCCTGCAGGCCTGGGTCACTCGCCGAGCGTCGCGGATTTGAAGCGTGTCACCGCGCCTTGCCTTCCTCCGTCCCaggtttcgtctttttccggCGACAGCAGGTGGATAGACAGCCGAAGTGAAGGAGCAGATAACCGTGTTCAAAGCCTCGCGGGCCaggcagctgcatgcgcgccacAGACGCGCCAGCGCCGACCGCGGCTCCCCGCATGCTCGAGCGAGTCACgtggcgagagaaggcaggaacTGGACCTGGCGAAGTGGATtgcaaagacgagagacggacCTAGAGAGTCTCGTGCACATCTGAATGCTCAGGTAGAACCTGAGATTCTTgcaaagaagcagacagctTCGGTCTTTTGGGGTCGCCCAGACGGTCgatttcctcccttctcgccgaccgagtctcctcttcccaGGCCTGCCTGTGACTCTTCTTGCATCTCTTTTTCGCCGgatccttcgtctccctttccctcctctcccgtctcttctccttcctcttgttctcccttctccgcttctcccgcatccgcttcttcctgttcttcccctgtcttttcttcgtcctcttcatcttcagcctgtgtgtctccctcgcctctgtcgcgCTTCGCTGccgggcgcatgcagtcggagCTCGGGGCTTTGGAGTCGGCGTTGCCGCCGGCAGGTTCTTGGGCGCAAGGTGCCAGAGCGTCGGAAGGAGTGCGCGTTCCAGCTCCggccttttctttctctggagagacacctACCACGTTCAGTGAGTTTGACAGacgctctgtctccccccCGGCTCTTCCTTGCTCTTTCCACAGGAGCGCCGCGGCGATCCAAAGCGAGAACCGACGCTcgcgcgaagagagacagcccCAAGACGACCTCGCCCCTCGCGCCCCACCtctcggagacagacaggtgaacagagaccgaggagacagaggaggggtcggagacagaggaagacagggcgacagagaaggagagagaggaagagtgccggaaagagggagaaagagagatgaCCCAGAGAGGACACAGCGAGtagagcggagacagggtGTCTCTAGCCGAGCTAAGAAAGCTCGAACGGTTGTGGGGAAGCTGATGGAAGATGCCGTGGACCTCGTGGAAGCATTTGAGGCATTCAGAGATGACACGAAGACTGACCtcggagagcgaagaggcaaactgcatgcgtacCAGACGGACATTTTCAAAATTCATCTGCAGATTGCTCAGCATGTGCacgaagcgacagaggacGAA ctgcTGGAGCTGCGCGGGCACGTCGAGGCGCTGCTGATGCGCCAAAAGTTGGTAGTGGAtcggcgccttcttctgcctcttctggaGGAACTTTACAAACGA GAGATGGTCGATAGCATTCGAATGAGCACCCTCGTTCGGTATTTCCGCGATCTGTGCGATACGAACCAAGGCGACTCGCCAGCTGCTGATGGCCTGATAaaacgcgtgcatgcatcgatcATG GGGCGCCAGCAGGAATTCTTGGACAATCGAGATCTTGGAAATGCACTGCTGCTGTTTCTGTACaactcctgtctccttcgtctccccacGGGTGCCCTCTATCCCGAGTGGGCTCGCCGCAGTGTTGCGgcagaggccgagagaggcggcagccACGCGCCTCTGAAAatctcgcctcctctcgtcgtctttgtctccagAATTCTCATTGCAGAGCGCTGCGGCGCCCCGG GCGTTTGGCACGCCGTGCTGAACTTGACTCTTTCGATCGACCCAAGAacgtctccgtttttcttcgccgcgTCCCCCCTTATTACGGAATCTGAGAGCTCTCCCGCGGAAAGGAAAAGCGCCTTCCTGTCTGGTGGCGAACAGACTTTTCTGCAAGCGACAGACGCCGCTCAAGGCGACTTTCGGGGCGGAcaagaagaggcaaacgaCGCGGTGTGTCGATACACCCCAGGCGACGAAGCCCAGTGGCTAGCCAACGCGACACGCACAGCGGCCGGCGCTGCGGCGATGGGAATTCCTTTCCACCCTGCTCTCGAAATT ATTTTCGATCGCGTAGCGGAGACGgtgaaggacgagagaactGCAGCCTTTCAGACACTCTTCGCCTGCCAGGCCGAGCGCCACagctgtcgccttctgcagTACATTtggtctctctgcttctaTAATtttcatctgcatgcgcatttcCCCGCCATTCTCCatgctgcatgcaaacatgGGAGACTCGAACACGCGGCGCAGTACCTCCTCAATTTCAGTTCCCCCGCCTTCGTCCCCTTCCAG ATGGCAGAGGCAGTGATGTTCGCGGTGCGGGAGACCGGTGAGAGAGTCCAGAGaggtctctctgttctctgcaAGGAACATTTGGACGACATTCTCACATGCGTGCGTCCGTCCTGTGCTGCCTGGGCGTCGAACTTCCTTTCGCCTCACCCGAGTTTCCGAGCTGACTTTGAGCGCCACTTGACCCT caattCGGTGCGCTTCGCCTTCATCAACCGACGAGGCGTATCGTGCCTCCATCTGCTGGACCTCAAAGGAGACCTGAGGGGTGCAACGAAGCAACAGTCTCAGTCTTCCCTTGCATCCGATGAGACACCCGAAAGTCTATCTTCTCCTGCGtcctcctcgccgtcttcttgttcttctccctcttcttctccctcttcttctccctcttcttctcccttttcttctgcttcgtctgtgtctcgctcAGCGGGCGCTCCAGTGTGTGTCGTGTTGATCGACTTGGCGCGCCAGCCGCGCGACGTGACTCGCGAGCTTCTGccgggccttctgggcgGCCATCGCCTGCACAATCGCCTGCTGAGGCGCCTTGGCTGGGACGTTCGCGTCGTCTGCCAAAGCGACTGGGACGCGCTCAACACCTCCGGAAAAGCCGCCCTCATCCAAAAAATACTG gagagacacgcgccCGCCAACCGCGTCTCTGGCGCCGGTCCAAGCCCCCTCGAGGCAGACTCAGGCTGA